In a genomic window of Solanum stenotomum isolate F172 unplaced genomic scaffold, ASM1918654v1 scaffold11373, whole genome shotgun sequence:
- the LOC125849897 gene encoding uncharacterized protein LOC125849897 has protein sequence MDKSWLNIRNRVDQRYRDGVEGFLNWAFSQSGVNTMIRCPCRGCMNTVFKLRIDVRGDLLKKGFWDSYKVWDLHGEVLVRVENSNAACSAEVEADDIEEDDIIEMIHDACGYMGNNINSSEENEEPNMHAAKFYKLLEEARIELYPGCTKVSKLSFVIKLLHLKCLNHWSNKSMDELLSFFKEVLPEGSLLPSSFYEAKKILRDLGLGYTKIDACQNDCILYWRDYVNAQSCPKCGMSRWKSLENKGKKVAHKVLRYFPIKPRLQRLYMAKETSKKMRWHKEENIDDGVLRHPSDSIEWKSFDEHYPSFSSELRNVRLGLASDGFQPFGNMSSNHSIWPVVLVTYNLPPWDCMKDSYFMMPLLIPGPKSLGNDIDVYLQPMIEELKELWDGVETYDAHTKSNFLMRVALMWTINDFPAYGNLSGWSTLA, from the coding sequence ATGGATAAAAGTTGGTTAAATATTAGGAATAGAGTTGACCAAAGATATAGAGATGGAGTTGAAGGTTTTCTTAATTGGGCATTCAGTCAATCTGGAGTAAATACAATGATTCGTTGTCCTTGTAGAGGATGTATGAACACCGTGTTCAAGCTAAGAATTGATGTAAGAGGTGACTTATTGAAAAAGGGCTTTTGGGATTCTTATAAAGTATGGGACTTGCATGGAGAAGTATTAGTTAGAGTTGAAAACTCTAATGCCGCATGTAGTGCTGAAGTAGAAGCTGATGACATTGAAGAGGATGACATTATTGAAATGATTCATGACGCTTGTGGATATATGGGGAATAATATTAATTCGTCTGAGGAAAATGAAGAACCAAATATGCATGCAGCAAAGTTCTACAAATTGTTGGAAGAAGCTCGGATAGAACTTTATCCTGGTTGCACAAAAGTCTCAAAGTTATCTTTTGTTATTAAATTACTTCACTTGAAGTGCCTCAACCATTGGAGCAACAAATCGATGGATGAGTTATTAAGCTTCTTTAAAGAAGTTCTTCCCGAGGGGTCATTATTACCTAGTTCTTTTTATGAAGCTAAAAAAATTCTTCGTGACCTAGGCTTGGGGtatacaaaaatagatgcaTGTCAGAATGATTGTATTTTATATTGGCGTGATTACGTCAATGCCCAATCATGTCCAAAGTGTGGAATGTCTAGATGGAAATCACTAGAAAACAAAGGCAAGAAAGTAGCTCATAAAGTATTGCGCTATTTTCCAATCAAACCAAGGCTTCAAAGATTATACATGGCAAAAGAGACATCAAAGAAGATGAGGTGGCATAAGGAGGAAAATATTGATGACGGTGTCTTGCGTCATCCATCTGACTCAATAGAATGGAAATCATTTGATGAGCATTATCCTTCTTTTTCATCTGAGTTAAGAAATGTTCGATTAGGTTTAGCAAGTGATGGGTTCCAACCTTTTGGAAATATGAGTTCAAATCATAGTATTTGGCCTGTTGTTCTAGTTACATATAATTTGCCACCATGGGATTGCATGAAAGATTCATATTTCATGATGCCACTTCTTATTCCAGGTCCTAAATCTCTAGGCAATGATATTGATGTATACTTACAACCCATGATTGAAGAGTTGAAAGAATTATGGGATGGGGTGGAGACTTATGATGCACACACAAAATCTAATTTTCTTATGCGTGTGGCTCTCATGTGGACGATTAATGACTTTCCTGCGTATGGAAACCTTTCAGGATGGTCAACNTTGGCGTGA